A section of the Devosia rhizoryzae genome encodes:
- a CDS encoding glycosyltransferase family 4 protein — protein MSSEPTRILFVFAWLVVGGEETEVRLLAEHLDRTKYRIDVVACFRKDGMPEQSHDQLRHLGVNVDTVPYGLSFEDTIDYLSRKVADYDIVVSCQNVADIYPALERAHLRPPLIEHGGLVSEALAGPKHFTNRYVGVCKTIRDAAAGKMAGREHHALEIPSMVDLGAFHAEDRSRLRAELGIAADVPLIGWVGRLDSKKRVEDFIEAAAIVHQQRPGAQFLIVGGPDAFMPHYADQLHTLTHERKLEANLRFLGDRSDVPAILMALDIFVWLSRGEGMPHVIAEAGAASLPVIATPDNGALQQIEEGVSGLFVPHESPADVAKSMLRLIDSSKLRHQLGSALRRSVETRYSIQAVLPQWAELFDAVMAERVPAPAPKIFRSYWQGGFECSTHRLRYGRRLDIIDSSKHDLYAEADYRQLGKLGIRTVRDGFRWHLIESSPGSYDWSSIDPMLSAAKAAGTQVIWDLFHYGWPDDIDIWRPQFVDRFARFARAAAQRVREQSDDVPFYCPVNEVSFSAWGGGDAGYLNPFANGRGYELKVQLVRASIAAMHAIRDVDPRARFVHADPAINVITDPGRRHEFWAAEGHRQAQYQSWDMIAGHAWPQLGGQPDLLDIVGVNYYFNNQWIHGGPPIDIGHPLYRSLHRLLMEIYGRYGRPILLAETGIEFDRRPAWLAYVAAELELARAKGVPMEGLCLYPVLNHFGWDDDRPCQNGLLEQQWANGRRGVYQPLADELARAQRIHDAYLRPRVEQADREVAAAIEHLADA, from the coding sequence GTGAGCAGCGAACCGACGCGCATCCTTTTCGTTTTTGCCTGGCTCGTCGTTGGCGGCGAGGAGACTGAAGTGCGGCTCCTTGCCGAGCATCTCGATCGCACAAAATACCGCATCGATGTGGTCGCCTGCTTCCGCAAGGACGGCATGCCGGAGCAAAGCCACGATCAGCTTCGCCATCTGGGCGTCAATGTCGATACGGTGCCCTATGGGCTCTCCTTCGAAGACACGATCGACTACCTGTCGCGTAAGGTGGCCGATTACGACATCGTCGTTTCCTGCCAGAACGTTGCAGATATCTATCCCGCACTCGAGCGGGCGCATCTGCGTCCGCCGCTGATCGAACATGGCGGGCTCGTTTCCGAAGCGCTGGCGGGCCCTAAGCATTTCACCAATCGCTATGTCGGCGTCTGCAAGACCATCCGCGATGCCGCTGCCGGCAAAATGGCCGGCCGCGAACACCATGCGCTCGAAATCCCCTCCATGGTCGATCTCGGTGCCTTTCACGCCGAAGACCGCAGCCGCTTACGGGCCGAATTGGGCATCGCCGCCGATGTCCCCCTGATCGGCTGGGTCGGTCGACTGGACAGCAAGAAGCGCGTCGAAGACTTCATCGAAGCTGCCGCGATCGTTCATCAACAGCGTCCAGGAGCGCAGTTCCTCATAGTGGGCGGCCCAGACGCCTTCATGCCGCACTATGCCGATCAGCTCCACACACTTACGCACGAGCGTAAGCTCGAAGCCAATCTGCGCTTTTTGGGCGACCGCTCCGATGTCCCGGCCATTTTGATGGCGCTCGACATTTTCGTCTGGCTGTCGCGCGGCGAAGGCATGCCGCATGTGATTGCCGAAGCCGGTGCGGCGAGCCTGCCCGTGATCGCGACGCCCGACAACGGCGCGCTGCAGCAAATCGAAGAAGGCGTGTCCGGCCTCTTCGTGCCGCATGAAAGCCCGGCAGACGTGGCCAAGTCTATGCTGAGGCTGATCGACAGCTCCAAGCTGCGCCACCAGCTTGGCAGCGCGCTGCGCCGCTCGGTCGAAACACGGTACAGTATCCAGGCTGTCCTGCCGCAATGGGCCGAGCTCTTCGACGCGGTCATGGCCGAACGGGTGCCGGCACCGGCCCCAAAGATCTTTCGCTCCTATTGGCAGGGCGGCTTCGAATGCTCGACCCACCGGCTGCGTTATGGCCGGCGTCTCGATATCATCGATTCCAGCAAGCACGACCTTTATGCCGAGGCTGACTACCGGCAACTGGGCAAGCTCGGCATTCGCACGGTGCGCGACGGCTTCCGTTGGCACCTGATCGAGAGCTCGCCGGGAAGCTATGATTGGTCCAGCATCGACCCCATGCTCAGCGCAGCTAAGGCGGCCGGCACGCAGGTCATCTGGGATCTGTTCCATTATGGTTGGCCTGATGACATCGATATCTGGCGCCCCCAATTCGTCGACCGTTTCGCCCGTTTTGCCCGCGCCGCTGCACAGCGGGTGCGTGAGCAGAGCGACGACGTGCCCTTTTATTGCCCGGTCAACGAGGTGTCGTTCTCGGCCTGGGGCGGCGGCGATGCGGGCTATCTCAATCCCTTCGCCAATGGCCGTGGCTATGAACTCAAGGTGCAGCTGGTCCGCGCCTCGATCGCGGCCATGCATGCCATCCGCGATGTCGATCCGCGCGCCCGCTTCGTTCATGCCGATCCCGCCATCAACGTCATCACCGATCCCGGCCGACGTCACGAATTCTGGGCGGCCGAAGGGCACCGCCAGGCGCAGTATCAATCCTGGGACATGATCGCCGGCCATGCCTGGCCGCAACTGGGCGGCCAGCCGGACCTGCTCGATATCGTCGGGGTCAATTACTACTTCAACAACCAGTGGATCCATGGCGGCCCGCCGATCGATATCGGCCACCCGCTCTATCGCTCGCTCCATCGCCTGCTGATGGAAATCTACGGCCGCTACGGCAGGCCCATCCTTCTGGCTGAAACCGGCATCGAGTTCGACCGGCGCCCAGCCTGGCTGGCCTATGTCGCGGCCGAACTGGAACTGGCCCGCGCCAAGGGTGTGCCGATGGAAGGGCTCTGCCTTTACCCCGTGCTCAACCATTTCGGCTGGGACGACGACCGGCCCTGCCAGAACGGTCTGCTGGAACAGCAATGGGCCAACGGTCGACGGGGCGTTTATCAGCCGCTTGCCGACGAGCTGGCACGGGCGCAGCGCATACACGACGCGTATCTGCGGCCCAGGGTCGAGCAAGCCGATCGTGAAGTGGCAGCGGCAATAGAGCACTTGGCAGACGCATAG
- a CDS encoding zinc-dependent alcohol dehydrogenase — protein sequence MSERQIRSLGIEREGQASIISYNEGDPAHGHVRLETLYTGFSAGTELTFMKHTNPYFHSRWDGDRGVFVPGEPSLHFPVPFLGYMEVARVVDSRDPAFHRGQILATTFGHKTGHTADPSRDVLIPMPDDLDPVLGVFVAQMGPIAANGILHADAEHFGTQVTRLGQSLTDKPVLVIGAGAVGLMTALFARQAGASEVLVADPSPWRRERLEAMGFLAMHEDDAWHYARTHWHSGGERGADFVFQTRAHSGSLHSALRALRPQGTVIDLAFYQGGADDLRLGEEFHHNGLAIRCAQINRVPRGLGHLWDRRRLGAETVSMLRKEQPTVLREVITHIVRFDDGPAFLGELVQRRPEFMQIVFQVAE from the coding sequence ATGTCCGAACGACAAATTCGCTCCCTCGGCATCGAACGCGAGGGCCAGGCCTCGATCATCTCCTATAATGAGGGAGATCCGGCGCACGGCCATGTACGGCTCGAAACGCTCTATACCGGCTTTTCTGCCGGCACCGAGCTGACCTTCATGAAGCACACCAACCCCTATTTCCATTCCCGCTGGGATGGCGATCGCGGGGTCTTCGTGCCGGGAGAGCCGAGCCTTCACTTCCCGGTCCCGTTCCTGGGCTATATGGAAGTCGCACGCGTCGTCGATAGCCGCGACCCGGCTTTCCATCGCGGCCAGATCCTGGCGACCACCTTCGGGCACAAGACAGGCCACACGGCCGACCCCAGCCGCGACGTCCTGATCCCGATGCCCGACGACCTAGACCCGGTGCTCGGCGTGTTTGTCGCGCAAATGGGCCCGATCGCCGCTAATGGCATTCTTCATGCCGATGCCGAGCATTTCGGCACCCAGGTGACGCGCCTCGGCCAATCGTTGACCGACAAGCCGGTGCTGGTGATCGGCGCCGGTGCCGTCGGGCTGATGACGGCACTGTTCGCGCGCCAGGCCGGCGCCTCCGAAGTGCTGGTCGCCGATCCTTCGCCCTGGCGGCGCGAGCGTCTCGAGGCCATGGGTTTTCTTGCCATGCACGAGGACGACGCCTGGCACTATGCCCGCACCCATTGGCACAGCGGCGGCGAGCGCGGCGCGGACTTCGTGTTTCAGACCCGCGCCCATTCCGGCAGCCTTCACTCCGCGCTGCGTGCGCTGAGGCCACAGGGCACGGTGATCGATCTGGCCTTCTACCAGGGCGGCGCCGACGACCTCCGCCTCGGCGAAGAATTCCACCACAACGGCCTGGCAATCCGCTGCGCGCAGATCAATCGCGTGCCGCGCGGGCTCGGTCACCTCTGGGACCGGCGCCGCCTCGGAGCGGAAACCGTTTCCATGCTGCGCAAAGAGCAGCCGACCGTCTTGCGCGAGGTGATTACCCATATCGTGCGCTTCGACGATGGGCCGGCATTCTTGGGTGAACTGGTGCAGCGCCGCCCCGAATTCATGCAGATCGTCTTCCAGGTGGCCGAGTGA
- a CDS encoding Gfo/Idh/MocA family protein yields the protein MNKTRLGFIGAGGIAQRHLGVLEQLDDVELVGFADPDVDRAVQSAGRFGARAYGNFAELLDDPNLDAVYICIPPFAHGEPERLAIARGLPFFVEKPLSLDIDIAEDVASQVEAADLVTAVGYHWRYIDTVEEARRRLADRPPQLLSGYWLDSTPPPQWWWHQDQSGGQMVEQTTHIIDLARYLAGDVTQVFGLAGHKDREQFPGLDVATASTASLRFANGAIGNLASTCLLNWGHRVGLHVFGEGLALELTDHDIMIDVGAGRPVQHAQGDPVWREDRDFIDAVRGEPNRIRCSYGEALKTHRVALAINQSAREGRAIDIPAGK from the coding sequence ATGAACAAGACACGTCTCGGCTTTATCGGCGCGGGCGGCATCGCCCAGCGCCATCTCGGCGTGCTCGAACAACTTGACGATGTCGAGCTCGTGGGCTTTGCCGATCCCGATGTCGACCGCGCGGTGCAGTCCGCAGGCCGCTTTGGGGCACGTGCGTATGGAAACTTCGCAGAGTTGCTCGACGATCCCAATCTTGACGCAGTTTACATCTGCATCCCGCCGTTTGCGCATGGCGAACCCGAACGGCTGGCAATTGCGCGCGGCCTGCCCTTCTTTGTCGAAAAGCCGCTCTCGCTCGATATCGACATTGCCGAAGACGTTGCCTCTCAGGTGGAAGCGGCCGATCTTGTCACCGCCGTCGGCTATCACTGGCGCTATATCGACACCGTCGAGGAAGCCCGCCGGCGCCTCGCTGACCGCCCGCCGCAGCTGTTGTCAGGTTATTGGCTTGATTCAACGCCGCCGCCGCAATGGTGGTGGCATCAGGACCAGTCCGGCGGTCAGATGGTCGAGCAAACGACCCATATCATCGATCTCGCACGCTATCTTGCCGGCGACGTGACCCAGGTTTTTGGCCTTGCCGGGCACAAGGACCGCGAGCAGTTTCCGGGCCTCGATGTCGCGACGGCCAGCACGGCAAGCCTGCGCTTCGCCAATGGTGCCATCGGCAATCTTGCCTCCACCTGCCTCCTCAACTGGGGCCACCGCGTCGGCCTCCATGTCTTCGGCGAAGGCCTGGCTTTGGAACTGACCGACCATGACATCATGATCGATGTCGGCGCCGGTCGCCCGGTGCAGCATGCGCAGGGCGATCCGGTCTGGCGCGAAGATCGCGATTTCATCGACGCGGTGCGCGGCGAGCCCAATCGCATCCGCTGTTCTTACGGCGAGGCGCTCAAGACCCATCGCGTGGCACTGGCCATCAACCAGTCCGCCCGCGAAGGCCGTGCCATCGACATTCCTGCCGGTAAGTAG
- a CDS encoding glycosyltransferase family 4 protein, which translates to MKQRIVLVTDSTEPSGMGAHMLTLGATLAADFDILIAAPEGEGGNKLLSEAAELGLRIKRFDLGRMDAFRNWLASYEPDLVHVHAGIGWEGHGLVRAAHAAGAPVVRTEHLPYLLTDVVQQAEYRAMLLSVDSRIAVSNAVAQTHAGKGRGAIRTVRNGVMPKVATQGRDEVRAGLGVGAGEKLVLTIARFTAQKGYDLLVEAAATVLQQEPRTRFALVGTGPEAAAIEAAIAEAGLAERVKLLGHRTDVADLLAAADVFVLPSHFEGLSLALLEAASAGLPIVATTAGGNVEALGSEHAFLVAPGDAEALSAGIIDALTDATLAKTAGEGSKARFAERFTAQRMADETSAIYQTLIKRPGQRGAQL; encoded by the coding sequence GTGAAGCAGCGTATCGTTCTGGTGACCGACAGCACCGAGCCGTCCGGCATGGGCGCGCATATGCTAACACTTGGCGCCACGCTTGCCGCCGATTTTGACATCCTTATCGCCGCGCCCGAGGGGGAAGGTGGTAACAAACTGCTGAGCGAGGCGGCCGAGCTTGGCCTTCGCATCAAGCGCTTCGATCTGGGTCGAATGGACGCGTTTCGGAACTGGCTCGCGAGTTATGAACCCGACCTCGTCCATGTCCATGCCGGCATCGGCTGGGAGGGTCATGGCCTGGTGCGTGCAGCGCATGCCGCCGGGGCGCCGGTGGTGCGCACCGAGCATCTGCCGTATCTTTTGACCGATGTCGTGCAGCAGGCCGAATATCGCGCCATGCTGCTCTCGGTCGATAGCCGTATCGCTGTGTCCAATGCCGTGGCGCAAACGCATGCCGGCAAAGGCAGGGGCGCTATTCGCACCGTGCGCAATGGGGTCATGCCCAAGGTTGCGACGCAGGGGCGGGACGAAGTTCGTGCCGGCCTTGGCGTTGGTGCCGGTGAAAAGCTGGTGCTGACCATCGCCCGGTTCACGGCGCAAAAGGGCTATGACCTCCTGGTCGAGGCAGCGGCTACGGTGTTGCAGCAAGAGCCACGGACCAGGTTTGCTCTGGTCGGGACCGGACCCGAGGCAGCCGCCATCGAAGCGGCGATCGCCGAGGCTGGGCTTGCCGAGAGGGTGAAACTTCTCGGTCACCGCACCGACGTGGCAGACCTCCTGGCCGCAGCCGACGTTTTCGTTCTGCCCTCGCATTTCGAGGGCCTGTCGCTGGCGCTGCTGGAAGCAGCTTCTGCCGGCTTGCCGATCGTTGCGACGACGGCAGGCGGCAATGTGGAGGCGCTGGGTAGCGAGCATGCATTCCTCGTCGCTCCCGGCGATGCGGAAGCTCTCAGCGCCGGCATCATCGACGCCTTGACGGATGCAACGCTTGCCAAGACGGCAGGGGAGGGCTCGAAGGCCCGCTTTGCCGAGCGGTTCACGGCGCAGCGCATGGCTGACGAGACCTCGGCCATCTACCAGACATTGATCAAACGACCCGGACAACGAGGCGCACAACTATGA
- the glf gene encoding UDP-galactopyranose mutase, translated as MNRFGRTRQIFFFEEFIPTDHHTPYLEYHPYAGTEIVSVRPRIPHWWDETARNEGLRHLLDLLMRLNKVTKPVLWFYSPPMFTFARHVDAAAVVYDCMDELANFRFAPAGLKELEAELMARADLVLTGGSSLYQARKNQHDNIHLFPSGVELGHFRTARGGIAPAPEMAALPGKKLGFYGVIDERIDLPLLEKLARARPDWSIVIVGPLAKIGPDDLPRVPNLHFMGPRAYADLPGCLAAWDVALMPFAINEATRFISPTKTPEYLAAGLPVVSTPIVDVIATYGDVEAVHIADTAEAFVAACEAALATDITPLMPAVDRKLASMSWDETHRRMNDLLSQAMDRRDNPPAAPAVHRSGRKGPYDYLIVGAGLAGSVLAERLAAGSGKRVLLCDRRPHIGGNAYDHQDAAGVLVHKYGPHIFHTNSHDIVTYLSRFTAWRPYEHRVLAQVGQQLVPMPINRTTLNALYGLDLRNDADTEAFLRSRAEPIETIRTSRDVVINQVGTELYRTFFEGYSRKQWGIDPSELDKAVTARVPTRFNDDDRYFLDSFQAMPLHGYTAMFENMLDHDNIELALGVDYQDLAADQTAPKIIYTGPIDEYFGHRFGKLPYRSLRFQHETLNQRRFQPVAVVNYPDPSVPYTRITEYKHLTGQVHQKTSITYEFPQADGDPYYPIPRPENAALYKQYEALAKEQGNVTFVGRLGTYRYYNMDQVVGQALATYRRMTTATEAREQAAVTA; from the coding sequence ATGAACCGTTTCGGCCGCACGCGGCAGATCTTCTTCTTCGAAGAATTCATCCCCACCGATCACCACACGCCTTACCTCGAATACCATCCCTATGCCGGCACCGAGATTGTCTCGGTCCGTCCGCGCATTCCCCATTGGTGGGATGAAACGGCCCGCAACGAAGGCTTGCGCCATCTGCTCGACTTGCTGATGCGGCTCAACAAGGTCACCAAGCCCGTCTTGTGGTTCTATAGCCCGCCAATGTTCACCTTTGCCCGTCACGTTGATGCGGCAGCGGTGGTCTACGACTGCATGGACGAGCTGGCCAATTTCCGCTTTGCCCCAGCGGGTCTCAAGGAGCTGGAAGCCGAATTGATGGCGCGCGCCGATCTGGTGCTGACCGGCGGCTCGAGCCTTTACCAGGCACGCAAGAACCAGCACGATAATATCCATCTCTTCCCCTCGGGCGTGGAACTTGGCCATTTCCGAACCGCGCGCGGCGGCATCGCGCCGGCGCCGGAAATGGCGGCGCTTCCAGGCAAGAAGCTTGGCTTCTATGGGGTGATCGACGAGCGCATCGATCTGCCGCTGCTCGAAAAGCTTGCCCGTGCGCGTCCGGATTGGTCCATCGTCATAGTTGGACCCCTGGCCAAGATCGGGCCGGATGATCTGCCGCGCGTGCCGAACCTTCATTTCATGGGTCCGCGCGCCTATGCCGACCTGCCAGGATGCCTGGCGGCCTGGGACGTGGCGCTGATGCCCTTTGCCATCAACGAGGCGACACGCTTCATCAGCCCCACCAAAACGCCGGAATATCTCGCTGCCGGCCTGCCCGTTGTCTCGACGCCTATCGTCGACGTCATTGCGACCTATGGCGACGTCGAAGCCGTCCATATCGCCGACACGGCAGAGGCGTTCGTTGCAGCCTGCGAGGCCGCGCTCGCAACCGACATCACGCCCTTGATGCCCGCTGTGGACCGCAAGCTCGCTTCCATGAGCTGGGACGAAACCCATCGCCGCATGAACGACCTGTTGAGTCAGGCCATGGATCGGCGGGACAATCCGCCCGCTGCCCCGGCTGTGCACCGGTCAGGGCGCAAGGGCCCTTATGATTATCTCATCGTTGGCGCCGGTCTTGCCGGCAGCGTCTTGGCAGAACGCCTGGCCGCAGGCTCTGGCAAGCGCGTCTTGCTCTGCGACCGGCGCCCCCATATCGGCGGCAATGCCTATGATCACCAGGATGCCGCGGGTGTGCTGGTGCACAAATATGGGCCGCACATCTTTCACACCAATAGCCACGACATCGTCACCTATCTCTCCCGCTTTACAGCGTGGCGCCCCTACGAGCACCGGGTGCTGGCGCAAGTGGGGCAGCAGCTTGTGCCAATGCCGATCAACCGCACGACGCTTAACGCACTCTACGGTCTTGATCTGCGCAATGATGCGGACACGGAAGCTTTCCTGCGCTCGCGCGCTGAGCCGATCGAGACCATCCGCACCTCGCGCGACGTGGTGATCAACCAGGTCGGCACGGAGCTTTATCGCACCTTCTTCGAGGGCTATTCACGCAAGCAGTGGGGCATCGATCCGAGCGAACTCGACAAGGCGGTAACCGCCCGCGTGCCAACACGCTTCAATGACGACGACCGCTACTTCCTCGACAGCTTCCAAGCCATGCCGCTGCATGGCTATACGGCCATGTTCGAAAACATGCTTGATCACGACAATATCGAGCTGGCGCTGGGCGTCGACTACCAGGACCTTGCTGCCGACCAGACTGCGCCCAAGATCATTTATACCGGTCCGATCGACGAATATTTTGGCCATCGCTTCGGAAAGCTGCCTTACCGCAGCCTGCGCTTCCAGCATGAGACGCTGAACCAGCGCCGCTTCCAGCCGGTTGCAGTGGTCAACTATCCGGACCCTTCGGTGCCCTATACTCGTATCACCGAATACAAGCACCTGACGGGCCAGGTGCATCAGAAAACCAGCATTACTTACGAGTTTCCGCAAGCCGACGGCGATCCCTATTACCCCATTCCTCGGCCCGAAAATGCGGCGCTTTACAAGCAATATGAGGCGCTGGCCAAGGAGCAGGGGAACGTCACGTTTGTCGGCCGGCTTGGCACCTATCGCTACTACAACATGGATCAGGTCGTGGGTCAGGCGCTCGCCACCTATCGTCGCATGACCACTGCGACCGAAGCGCGCGAACAGGCGGCGGTGACGGCGTGA
- a CDS encoding glycosyltransferase family 4 protein: MVISDFVEPQPSPAYVTPQDLPHRPEASTARNVPVLGGYLERLPLAAVRNGLADFAEIWHHHRGNAPASLRESDMLTRRSFPMHGEAPFHSDSMIDFVRQHGAPAILAVWGLGVSEALLEACGESFIIYNSIDAPSLRVPPEVSQHFDLVITGAQWQSDEVEARHPGMQTAIMPIGPEFASPETFFPLAEIEKRFDVIYVAAAQPYKRHDVLLNALARSPRPLKALCVIGYGEDSDRLRHQAAERGLDVEFVGPPGVSHAEVNRLMNAARVGVVCGVDDGAPAILTEYMLAGLPVVANAELRCGLQYILPQTGIAVPGDRFEQGIIEALGRSDFSPRQTVLDRWTWPHSISKLADLIAPVPALRAQHAQLELV; encoded by the coding sequence GTGGTCATCAGTGATTTCGTCGAACCTCAGCCGTCTCCGGCCTATGTGACGCCGCAAGACCTCCCCCATAGGCCCGAGGCAAGCACGGCGCGAAACGTGCCGGTTCTTGGTGGCTATCTCGAGCGCTTGCCCCTCGCTGCGGTCCGCAACGGTCTGGCCGATTTTGCCGAAATCTGGCATCACCACCGCGGCAACGCGCCGGCGTCACTGCGCGAGAGCGATATGCTGACGCGGCGGAGTTTTCCCATGCATGGGGAGGCTCCGTTTCATTCCGATTCCATGATCGACTTTGTGCGCCAGCATGGTGCCCCTGCCATTTTGGCGGTTTGGGGCCTGGGCGTATCCGAGGCGCTGCTGGAAGCTTGCGGCGAGAGCTTCATTATCTACAACTCGATCGATGCTCCTTCCTTGCGCGTGCCGCCCGAGGTCAGCCAGCACTTTGATCTCGTGATCACCGGGGCGCAGTGGCAGAGTGATGAGGTCGAGGCGCGCCATCCGGGGATGCAAACGGCGATCATGCCGATCGGCCCTGAATTTGCGTCGCCCGAGACCTTTTTTCCCCTTGCTGAAATCGAGAAGCGCTTCGACGTCATCTATGTGGCGGCGGCGCAGCCCTATAAGCGGCACGACGTCCTGCTCAATGCGCTGGCGCGTTCGCCGCGGCCGCTCAAGGCCCTCTGCGTGATCGGCTACGGCGAGGACAGCGACCGCTTGCGGCACCAAGCGGCGGAGCGTGGACTCGATGTCGAATTCGTCGGCCCGCCCGGCGTGTCTCATGCCGAGGTCAACCGGCTGATGAACGCGGCACGTGTAGGCGTGGTCTGCGGCGTCGACGATGGTGCCCCGGCGATCCTTACCGAATATATGCTCGCGGGCCTGCCGGTCGTTGCGAATGCCGAATTGCGCTGTGGTCTCCAATATATCCTGCCGCAAACCGGCATTGCCGTGCCTGGCGACCGGTTCGAGCAGGGCATCATCGAAGCGCTTGGGCGCAGCGATTTCTCACCCCGCCAGACAGTCCTTGATCGCTGGACCTGGCCCCATTCCATTTCCAAGCTTGCTGACCTGATCGCTCCCGTACCGGCGCTTCGGGCCCAGCATGCACAACTCGAGCTCGTGTGA
- a CDS encoding response regulator — protein MILVVEDEAMVAILIEEALTDAGYEVALAYNGPAAMQSIDTQIDDMDALITDVRLGGPITGWDVAKHARELSPEVPVIYASGDSSGDWRRHGVEGSIMLTKPYSMDRILALVTQLVSSVQKQVPLAAS, from the coding sequence TTGATTTTAGTTGTCGAAGACGAAGCTATGGTCGCCATCTTGATCGAAGAGGCGCTCACCGACGCTGGTTACGAAGTGGCTCTTGCCTACAATGGCCCTGCGGCGATGCAGTCGATAGACACTCAGATCGATGACATGGACGCGCTGATCACCGATGTTCGGCTCGGCGGACCGATCACCGGCTGGGACGTTGCCAAGCATGCGCGGGAATTGTCCCCCGAAGTGCCGGTCATCTATGCCAGCGGCGACAGTTCAGGGGATTGGCGGCGGCACGGCGTTGAGGGCAGCATCATGCTGACAAAGCCCTATTCGATGGACCGCATCCTGGCGCTCGTCACGCAACTGGTTTCCAGCGTGCAAAAGCAAGTGCCATTGGCGGCCAGCTGA